Proteins from a genomic interval of Lacticaseibacillus pabuli:
- the phnE gene encoding phosphonate ABC transporter, permease protein PhnE — MKANSRLLPPPPKKKRTGAIVGWGLVLAAIIWSFTGMPGLSIKPNALLVAKSIGHGLLHPDWGYVYTGDGEDLTTAVLQTIGIAFLGTFISAIISLPFAFWAAHTKHKLWLVSRSGKFVLTAVRTFPEIVLALMFIKAVGPGSFAGVLAIGVHSVGMLAKLFSEAIENLDSTTGESVLAAGGNRLEVTTLASLPQLLPEFTSNTLYRFELAIRSASILGMVGAGGIGTPLIFAISTRVWPRVAIILYGIIIMVTIVDWLSGTIRKRLI; from the coding sequence ATGAAAGCAAACAGTCGTCTACTGCCACCACCACCAAAGAAGAAGCGCACTGGTGCCATTGTGGGCTGGGGCCTAGTCCTCGCCGCCATCATCTGGTCGTTTACTGGCATGCCAGGGCTCAGTATCAAGCCCAACGCGCTACTGGTGGCCAAATCAATCGGTCATGGTTTGCTGCATCCGGACTGGGGCTATGTTTACACTGGCGACGGTGAAGACTTAACCACCGCGGTTTTGCAAACCATTGGCATCGCCTTTTTGGGGACGTTTATCTCCGCAATTATCTCGCTGCCCTTTGCCTTTTGGGCGGCGCACACCAAGCACAAACTGTGGCTGGTGTCGCGCTCAGGCAAATTCGTCCTGACCGCCGTGCGGACCTTCCCTGAAATTGTGCTGGCACTCATGTTTATCAAAGCGGTCGGTCCTGGATCATTCGCTGGTGTCCTCGCGATTGGGGTGCACAGTGTGGGGATGCTGGCTAAACTGTTCTCCGAAGCTATCGAAAACTTGGATAGCACCACGGGTGAATCCGTCCTCGCTGCCGGCGGGAACCGGCTAGAAGTCACCACGCTCGCCAGTCTGCCGCAACTGTTGCCCGAATTCACATCCAACACCCTGTACCGTTTTGAACTCGCCATCCGTAGCGCGTCCATTTTGGGGATGGTTGGTGCCGGCGGGATTGGGACACCGCTCATCTTCGCCATTTCGACCCGCGTATGGCCGCGAGTCGCCATTATCCTCTATGGCATCATCATCATGGTCACGATTGTTGACTGGTTATCTGGCACCATTCGCAAACGTTTAATTTAA
- a CDS encoding ISL3 family transposase — protein sequence MSQTDNILKLLEIPDTNITVQGIYQELRGRGAGRKRVQVITATLSYGLAQCPTCGFNTLHPNGHKRTHIKVKGATDKPIIIDLNKQRWRCANCQSTTMATTPLVARGHAIANNMSAYVMKLLKLGTPVTHVAMVTGISASSVQRIYQHELRLTPAKHLPMHLAFDEFRSVAGRFAFICIDSDSHRLVTMLDNRWNKTIKEFFMNRYSKAEREAVQSVSMDMNAAYQAIIPEVFPKAQIIIDRFHIIQLLGRALDQVRVSALRELKNHSSRQYKVLKADWRLFHKTNPEGQQRTFHQALKEQQTDYELMEIGLKDQPTLRVVYEEYQALHEAIMGHHTKRVTRILRSYRDNKSPLDVAVHTLVKNMSGVLAAVIAEYSNGPIEGINRRIKCLKRSCYGFKNPMNMFLRTYQLFA from the coding sequence ATGTCCCAAACTGATAATATACTTAAACTCCTTGAAATTCCAGACACTAACATCACGGTGCAGGGCATTTATCAAGAATTACGCGGGCGTGGCGCCGGACGCAAACGGGTTCAGGTGATTACGGCGACCTTGTCCTACGGCCTAGCCCAGTGTCCTACTTGTGGTTTCAACACCTTGCATCCGAACGGTCACAAGCGGACTCACATCAAGGTTAAGGGTGCCACGGATAAACCAATTATCATTGATCTTAATAAGCAGCGCTGGCGTTGCGCAAACTGTCAAAGCACCACCATGGCGACCACTCCGCTCGTAGCCCGTGGTCACGCAATTGCCAACAACATGAGTGCCTATGTCATGAAACTACTCAAACTTGGAACACCGGTCACGCACGTTGCCATGGTCACTGGCATCTCAGCGTCTTCGGTTCAACGTATTTACCAACATGAACTGAGACTAACGCCGGCCAAGCATTTACCCATGCATTTGGCCTTTGATGAATTCCGGTCAGTAGCTGGTCGCTTTGCGTTCATTTGTATCGATAGCGACTCACACCGGTTGGTCACCATGTTAGACAATCGCTGGAATAAAACCATCAAGGAGTTCTTCATGAATCGGTATTCTAAGGCCGAACGTGAGGCAGTCCAGAGCGTATCGATGGATATGAACGCGGCCTATCAAGCGATTATTCCAGAAGTGTTCCCCAAAGCCCAAATTATCATTGATCGATTCCACATTATTCAGCTACTCGGTCGAGCCCTGGATCAGGTGCGGGTCAGTGCCCTGAGGGAACTGAAGAACCATAGTAGCCGGCAATACAAAGTTCTCAAAGCCGATTGGCGTTTATTCCACAAAACAAATCCCGAAGGCCAGCAACGTACATTCCATCAGGCATTGAAGGAACAACAAACTGATTATGAACTGATGGAAATTGGCCTCAAAGATCAGCCCACATTACGCGTAGTGTATGAAGAGTACCAAGCCCTCCATGAGGCCATCATGGGGCACCATACAAAACGTGTGACTCGAATCCTCCGGTCCTATCGAGACAATAAATCGCCATTGGATGTCGCCGTGCATACACTTGTTAAAAATATGTCGGGTGTGCTGGCAGCAGTCATCGCGGAATACTCTAATGGTCCCATCGAAGGTATTAACCGGCGGATTAAGTGTTTGAAACGGTCGTGTTATGGCTTTAAGAACCCGATGAACATGTTCTTAAGAACCTATCAACTCTTCGCATAA
- a CDS encoding deoxynucleoside kinase, with product MVIITAGMIGVGKTTLTGKIAEHMGTKAFFEPVGDNPVLPLYYKDPQNYGFLLQIYFLNKRFAMIKQALSDDNNVLDRSIYEDALFTRENHAEGNISDTELGVYLNLLDNMMNELKQMPKKAPDLLVYAETDFDTILYRIKKRGRDYEQFDHNKTLREYYYKMWSAYKKWYEDFDVSPKMKIDLQKYDLEKPGNIDIVLGQIDDRLKEIR from the coding sequence ATGGTGATTATTACAGCTGGGATGATTGGCGTCGGCAAAACCACTTTGACCGGGAAGATTGCTGAGCACATGGGCACGAAGGCATTTTTCGAGCCAGTGGGCGACAATCCAGTTCTGCCTTTGTACTACAAAGATCCGCAAAACTACGGATTCTTGCTACAGATTTACTTTTTGAACAAGCGGTTCGCGATGATCAAGCAGGCATTGTCCGATGACAACAACGTGCTTGACCGTTCTATCTATGAAGATGCGCTGTTTACAAGAGAAAACCACGCCGAGGGCAACATCTCGGATACCGAGCTCGGTGTGTACCTGAACCTGCTCGACAACATGATGAACGAACTGAAGCAGATGCCAAAGAAGGCGCCTGATTTGCTGGTTTACGCCGAAACTGATTTCGATACGATTTTGTACCGGATTAAAAAGCGCGGCCGTGACTACGAACAGTTTGATCACAACAAGACTTTGCGCGAGTACTACTACAAAATGTGGTCCGCGTACAAGAAGTGGTACGAAGACTTTGATGTCAGTCCAAAGATGAAGATTGACCTTCAGAAGTACGATTTGGAAAAGCCGGGCAATATTGATATTGTGCTGGGCCAGATTGATGATCGGTTGAAGGAAATTCGTTAG
- the metF gene encoding methylenetetrahydrofolate reductase [NAD(P)H]: MKTSDLFKQNRPIFSCEVFPPRDIDAPGAEEKVCATMDVLKEVDPDFVSVTYRPSSGNAQKSTLTIAKIIKDRYNVEPVVHLPAAQLNRALVDDFLKKAKDAGIDNILALRGDIPKTGRVSDDFHYASDLVAYIKAHGDFNIMGACYPEGHPESPDALSDIKALKTKVDAGTSELISQLFFDNTAFEKFVERCRFAGINVPIEAGIMPVLSAKSAQRMTEMSKTQLPDKLQNVIKRFGDNPDAIRDAGIAYAVDQIVDLLAHNVQGIHLYTMDNPAVAAKIINATRNIIRA, from the coding sequence ATGAAAACTAGTGACTTATTCAAACAAAATCGGCCCATCTTCTCCTGTGAAGTGTTCCCGCCCCGCGATATCGACGCACCTGGAGCAGAAGAAAAAGTCTGCGCCACAATGGACGTACTGAAGGAAGTCGACCCCGACTTTGTTTCCGTCACCTACCGGCCCAGCAGCGGCAACGCCCAGAAGTCGACCCTGACGATTGCCAAAATCATCAAGGACCGCTACAACGTTGAACCCGTTGTGCACCTGCCAGCTGCCCAGCTGAACCGGGCATTGGTTGATGACTTCCTGAAGAAGGCCAAGGATGCCGGCATCGACAACATCTTGGCTTTGCGCGGCGATATTCCTAAGACCGGCCGCGTCTCTGACGACTTCCACTATGCCAGTGATTTGGTGGCCTACATCAAAGCACACGGCGACTTCAACATCATGGGCGCCTGCTACCCAGAAGGCCATCCGGAATCACCAGATGCCCTCTCTGATATCAAGGCCCTCAAGACCAAGGTTGACGCCGGCACAAGTGAACTCATCTCACAGCTGTTCTTCGACAACACCGCCTTTGAAAAGTTCGTTGAACGTTGCCGCTTCGCCGGCATCAACGTGCCTATCGAAGCTGGCATCATGCCTGTCCTAAGTGCCAAGTCCGCACAACGGATGACGGAGATGTCGAAAACCCAGTTGCCAGACAAGTTGCAGAACGTCATCAAGCGCTTCGGTGACAATCCTGACGCCATCCGCGACGCCGGCATTGCCTACGCCGTTGATCAGATTGTTGATTTACTCGCACACAATGTCCAAGGCATCCACCTCTACACGATGGATAACCCCGCAGTGGCTGCTAAAATTATCAACGCGACACGCAACATTATCCGTGCGTAG
- a CDS encoding ROK family protein: protein MADIYLAIDVGGTNIKYGLIDRGGKLLEKHTVPTPHDSFDKFIDSLNQLIAQYSERLKGVALSVPGTVVHPQELILGGGNVPFLDRKELPKYLKVPAGVPLAVENDGKSAALAEMWLGNLKGVVNGAAIVLGTAIGGGLIINQHLYTGSHFQAGEFSFMSNSHDFSEKNIIGFNLGSAVGMIEHVSEALNLPTKKDGRAVFAEINKGNPIALKIFHEFCREIALLIINVQSVVDLERFVIGGGISAQPIVISSIDAAYEQARKQIPLLDKTFHRPKIMAGKFQNDANMYGALYNLLLKVNGEDDETQWGVQHN, encoded by the coding sequence ATGGCAGATATTTACTTAGCAATTGATGTTGGTGGCACCAATATCAAATACGGACTGATTGACCGTGGCGGGAAACTACTTGAAAAGCACACCGTTCCGACACCGCATGACAGTTTTGATAAATTTATCGACTCGCTGAATCAACTGATTGCGCAATACAGTGAACGACTTAAAGGGGTGGCGCTCAGTGTACCCGGAACCGTCGTGCACCCGCAAGAACTCATTTTAGGCGGCGGGAATGTGCCGTTCTTAGATCGAAAAGAATTGCCAAAGTATCTCAAAGTGCCGGCGGGGGTGCCACTGGCGGTTGAAAATGATGGTAAGTCTGCTGCATTGGCTGAAATGTGGCTGGGTAATTTGAAGGGCGTTGTCAATGGAGCCGCAATTGTTCTAGGTACCGCGATTGGCGGCGGCCTGATTATTAACCAGCATCTGTATACCGGTTCGCATTTCCAGGCGGGCGAGTTTAGCTTCATGTCAAACAGCCACGACTTCTCAGAGAAGAATATCATCGGCTTTAATCTAGGATCAGCGGTGGGGATGATTGAACATGTTTCAGAAGCACTCAACCTGCCAACGAAAAAAGATGGCCGCGCGGTCTTTGCTGAGATTAATAAGGGCAACCCGATTGCACTTAAAATCTTCCATGAATTCTGTCGCGAAATTGCGTTGCTGATTATCAACGTTCAAAGCGTTGTCGACTTGGAACGGTTTGTTATTGGTGGGGGCATTTCTGCCCAGCCGATTGTGATTAGTAGTATTGATGCGGCTTACGAACAGGCACGTAAACAGATTCCGCTATTGGACAAGACTTTCCACCGGCCAAAAATCATGGCGGGTAAGTTCCAGAATGACGCCAATATGTACGGCGCCTTGTACAACTTGCTGCTGAAGGTCAATGGCGAGGATGACGAAACCCAGTGGGGCGTTCAGCATAATTAA
- a CDS encoding sortase domain-bontaining protein, with protein MKFNRLVAVVAAAVIAFGAFVTPSFVSASASQNVQAATKAPARNKISFNGVTVPVVKGNMSVTSAPHKNVAQTWGGQTTLSNTDNQSTEMIGHNNTTFGKIVNLKKGSAVTVHDNMGNVKVYHVTKVLNVTDKGFINHTSTSVYNQIVDANQGEQVVLQTCLSQTVNRLVWAR; from the coding sequence ATGAAATTCAATCGTCTTGTTGCCGTTGTTGCTGCTGCTGTGATTGCTTTTGGTGCTTTTGTTACACCAAGCTTCGTTTCTGCTTCTGCATCGCAAAATGTTCAGGCTGCTACCAAAGCACCTGCACGCAACAAGATTTCATTTAATGGTGTGACCGTTCCTGTTGTTAAAGGCAACATGTCCGTTACTTCCGCACCTCACAAGAACGTTGCCCAGACCTGGGGTGGTCAGACAACACTTTCCAACACTGACAACCAGTCCACCGAAATGATCGGCCACAACAACACCACTTTTGGTAAGATTGTTAACCTGAAGAAGGGGTCCGCTGTTACCGTTCATGACAATATGGGTAACGTCAAGGTTTACCACGTCACCAAAGTACTGAACGTGACTGACAAGGGTTTCATCAACCACACCAGCACCTCTGTTTACAACCAAATCGTTGATGCGAACCAGGGTGAACAAGTTGTTCTGCAGACATGCCTCTCCCAGACTGTTAACCGTCTCGTTTGGGCCCGTTAG
- the phnC gene encoding phosphonate ABC transporter ATP-binding protein, whose translation MTEQAIIEFKNVSKQYPNGFMGLKDVSLQIHPGEFVVVVGLSGAGKSTLMRSVNRLHDVTSGDILIDGDSITKARGKDLLAMRRKIGMIFQNFNLVKRASVLKNVLMGRVGYYPTWKMVLGLFTKADKQRAYEALQSVDLGEKAYTRADQLSGGQQQRVAIARALTQEPRILLADEPIASLDPETTRKVMDDLKRINEQMGITVLINLHNVELAKEYGSRIIGIRAGHKVFDGPVAEATDDVIDAIYGEEEAPS comes from the coding sequence ATGACAGAACAAGCAATTATCGAATTCAAAAATGTCTCCAAACAATATCCAAACGGCTTCATGGGCCTAAAGGACGTCAGCCTCCAGATTCATCCTGGCGAATTTGTGGTCGTCGTTGGCCTGTCCGGCGCCGGCAAGAGTACGCTCATGCGGTCAGTCAACCGCCTGCATGATGTGACGTCCGGCGACATCCTAATCGATGGCGACTCCATCACGAAGGCCCGCGGTAAGGACCTGCTCGCCATGCGCCGCAAGATTGGCATGATTTTTCAGAATTTCAACCTTGTCAAACGCGCCTCGGTGCTCAAGAACGTCCTCATGGGCCGCGTGGGCTACTACCCGACGTGGAAAATGGTACTGGGTCTATTCACCAAAGCTGACAAACAACGCGCCTATGAGGCCTTGCAGTCCGTTGACTTGGGCGAAAAAGCCTACACCCGCGCCGACCAACTATCTGGCGGCCAGCAGCAGCGGGTTGCCATCGCGCGGGCGCTGACTCAGGAACCACGGATTTTGCTAGCCGATGAACCTATCGCCAGCCTCGATCCGGAAACCACGCGCAAAGTCATGGATGACCTCAAACGCATTAATGAACAAATGGGGATTACCGTTCTCATTAACCTGCACAACGTTGAGCTGGCCAAAGAATACGGCAGCCGCATTATCGGAATTCGCGCGGGCCACAAAGTCTTTGACGGTCCGGTTGCTGAAGCCACCGATGACGTCATCGATGCCATTTACGGCGAAGAGGAGGCGCCGTCATGA
- the purE gene encoding 5-(carboxyamino)imidazole ribonucleotide mutase, which translates to MKAGEVVEVAIVMGSTSDWPTMKLAADKLAELQISYSKHVISAHRMPTQLADFAQQAAGNGIDVIIAGAGGAAHLPGMLAANTIVPVIGVPVKTRTLNGMDSLLSIVQMPSGVPVGTMAIGDAGASNAALFAASILALTDANVAKNLQAFRAKQTQKAIESEAQLDD; encoded by the coding sequence ATGAAAGCGGGTGAAGTTGTGGAAGTTGCAATTGTGATGGGATCAACTAGTGATTGGCCAACTATGAAACTGGCAGCAGATAAGTTGGCTGAGCTTCAAATAAGCTACAGCAAGCACGTCATCTCGGCACACCGGATGCCAACACAGCTTGCAGATTTTGCGCAGCAAGCGGCAGGCAATGGCATTGACGTGATCATTGCCGGGGCTGGCGGTGCGGCACATTTGCCTGGCATGCTAGCCGCAAATACGATTGTGCCTGTTATTGGGGTTCCGGTTAAAACACGAACATTAAACGGCATGGATTCTTTGCTATCCATCGTGCAAATGCCAAGTGGTGTCCCCGTTGGTACCATGGCAATCGGCGACGCCGGTGCCAGCAACGCCGCACTCTTTGCCGCCAGTATCCTGGCCCTGACTGATGCTAACGTTGCCAAGAACTTGCAGGCATTCCGCGCCAAACAAACGCAAAAAGCAATTGAAAGCGAGGCTCAGCTCGATGATTAA
- the purK gene encoding 5-(carboxyamino)imidazole ribonucleotide synthase yields MLTLPRTCRHSAPNKRKKQLKARLSSMINQILPPATIGIVGGGQLGRMMAQSAKQMGYTVGVLDPTPNAPAAQVADFQITADYADTDALLQLAKRADVLTYEFENVDRAALAQAEAYAALPQGTHLLAITSDRLREKTFVCDLGIPTVKFAAVPDSAALDAAVMEIGLPAILKTTSGGYDGHGQLDLNTRDDLAAGRDLADKTPCILEQRTSFIRELSVMVTRDGRDEVRVFPIVENRHAHHILHTTIAPAQHLAAQLNANIKALAAKIATALDLRGVLGIELFETNAGILVNELAPRPHNSGHYTIEACNFSQFDAHILSICGLPIEPIRQLEPAVMRNLLGDDLAHAKTAWLKHPEWHFHDYGKGQSRPGRKMGHLTVTGPNVETLLAAVKLGGTD; encoded by the coding sequence ATGCTAACGTTGCCAAGAACTTGCAGGCATTCCGCGCCAAACAAACGCAAAAAGCAATTGAAAGCGAGGCTCAGCTCGATGATTAACCAAATCCTGCCGCCCGCCACCATCGGCATTGTCGGTGGCGGTCAGCTCGGCCGCATGATGGCGCAGAGTGCCAAACAAATGGGTTACACAGTCGGCGTCCTCGACCCAACGCCAAATGCGCCGGCTGCACAAGTGGCCGATTTCCAGATTACGGCTGACTACGCCGACACGGACGCCCTCTTGCAGCTCGCAAAGCGCGCCGACGTGCTGACTTACGAATTCGAAAACGTCGACCGGGCAGCATTGGCCCAAGCCGAGGCGTACGCCGCTTTACCACAAGGCACACACCTGCTGGCCATCACGTCCGACCGGCTGCGTGAAAAAACTTTCGTTTGCGACCTCGGCATCCCCACCGTTAAGTTTGCGGCGGTGCCTGATTCCGCAGCGCTTGACGCGGCCGTCATGGAAATCGGCCTGCCTGCCATCTTAAAGACCACGAGCGGCGGCTATGACGGCCACGGCCAACTGGATCTGAACACCCGCGATGACTTAGCAGCGGGTCGCGACTTGGCAGACAAAACGCCCTGCATTCTCGAACAGCGCACCAGTTTCATCCGTGAGCTCTCCGTCATGGTCACGCGCGACGGCCGCGACGAGGTACGCGTCTTCCCGATTGTCGAGAATCGCCACGCCCATCACATCCTGCACACCACCATCGCACCGGCACAGCACTTGGCCGCACAGCTTAACGCGAACATCAAAGCGCTGGCCGCCAAGATTGCCACGGCGTTAGATTTACGTGGGGTACTGGGCATCGAGTTATTCGAAACCAACGCCGGCATCTTAGTCAACGAACTGGCGCCGCGCCCGCACAACTCCGGGCACTACACGATTGAGGCCTGCAACTTTTCCCAGTTCGATGCCCACATCTTGAGCATTTGCGGATTGCCAATTGAACCGATTCGCCAGCTCGAACCGGCTGTCATGCGCAACCTGCTGGGGGATGACCTGGCACATGCAAAAACGGCTTGGCTAAAGCATCCCGAGTGGCACTTCCATGATTACGGCAAAGGGCAAAGCCGCCCTGGCCGTAAGATGGGTCACCTGACTGTAACTGGACCAAATGTTGAGACACTGCTTGCGGCTGTCAAATTAGGAGGAACGGATTAG
- the phnE gene encoding phosphonate ABC transporter, permease protein PhnE — MTTLPKKPFPTSKIVLSVVMVVGLIWSSWITEADLGSFFANFGQFTQILAEMCHPDWSYMSYVWGPMVETIKMAIIGTLIGSLLAFPYALLVARNVVTNKFVVGILRFILNIVRTIPDLMLAALFVAVLGIGDVAGVVTLAIFTFGMVAKLFYEAVETIDEGPIEALRAAGATRIVIVRYAVLPQVANYFISYVLYAFEINVRASTVLGYLGAGGIGVFLQQALSMFRYDRVGLMVLIIFIVVLLIDYVSGKTREALL, encoded by the coding sequence ATGACGACACTGCCCAAAAAGCCGTTTCCAACGAGCAAAATCGTGCTTTCCGTCGTCATGGTCGTGGGCTTAATCTGGTCGTCCTGGATTACTGAGGCGGATCTCGGCAGCTTCTTTGCCAACTTTGGTCAGTTCACGCAGATTCTCGCTGAAATGTGCCACCCCGACTGGTCATACATGAGCTACGTTTGGGGCCCAATGGTTGAAACCATTAAGATGGCCATCATTGGGACCTTGATTGGCTCGTTGCTCGCGTTCCCATACGCCCTGCTCGTGGCGCGCAATGTCGTCACGAATAAGTTTGTCGTGGGGATTCTCCGCTTCATCCTCAACATCGTGCGGACCATTCCTGATTTAATGCTGGCCGCCCTCTTTGTCGCGGTGCTGGGCATCGGGGATGTCGCCGGTGTTGTCACCCTGGCTATCTTCACATTCGGCATGGTCGCCAAGCTGTTTTACGAAGCCGTTGAAACCATCGACGAAGGGCCCATTGAAGCATTGCGGGCTGCTGGCGCCACACGGATTGTCATCGTGCGTTACGCCGTTTTGCCACAAGTGGCCAACTACTTCATTTCTTACGTGCTCTATGCTTTTGAAATCAACGTTCGTGCCAGCACCGTATTAGGTTACTTAGGTGCCGGCGGGATTGGGGTGTTCCTGCAGCAGGCGCTGTCGATGTTCCGTTACGACCGCGTTGGCTTGATGGTGCTGATCATTTTCATCGTGGTCCTACTCATTGACTATGTCAGCGGGAAAACCCGGGAGGCGCTGTTATGA
- the metE gene encoding 5-methyltetrahydropteroyltriglutamate--homocysteine S-methyltransferase, whose amino-acid sequence MTTTVIGYPRIGAKRELKFATQKYFKNRISEDELQAKAAQLRSTHWNTLKNAGIDQIPSNDFSFFDNTLDAAFLLNIVPERYAALHLPALAEYFALARGYQGEDGDVKALPMKKWFNTNYHYIVPEFSPKTKIQLHGSKIFEEFQEAKDQGIITRPVIVGPYTLLRLGRFVDGAKPADFIADLAAAYKEIIEKLSAEGAEWFQIDEPALVYDQTEADLETFRALYDQILPAKGSLKILLQTYFGDLRDSLAVVDKFDFDGIGLDFVEGRENLEVLNKVKFPKDKTLFAGVINGKNIWKAHYAKVLSTIQAIQSNTDAPIVISTSCSLLHVPYTLDNEPKLPADEKQYLAFANEKLGELHDIDHILTAGLDDPAYQANIALFSKPRYEENKALNAKIAALTPADYTRKPARKERLAIQKKEFNLPILPTTTIGSFPQSPAVRKNRYQLRHGEITKAQYDKFNEEETKRWIKFQEDIGIDVLVHGEFERNDMVEYFGEHLNGYRFTENGWVQSYGTRAVKPPIIWGDVSRREPITVDASVYAQSQTKKIMKGMLTGPVTMLNWSFPREDVSRELSTQQLALALQEEVLDLEAHGIKIIQIDEAALREKLPLRKSDWFTKYLDWAVPAFRLVGAKVKPTTQIHTHMCYSEFGDIIPAIDDLDADVISFEASRADLTLLDALQKNHFETEVGPGVYDIHSPRVPSEQEIINVIHKILAKVPADNVWINPDCGLKTREEPEAKASLINLVAATKAVRAELAHEN is encoded by the coding sequence ATGACCACAACTGTTATTGGCTACCCCCGCATCGGGGCCAAGCGTGAATTGAAGTTTGCGACTCAGAAGTATTTCAAGAACCGCATCAGCGAAGACGAACTGCAGGCAAAAGCTGCCCAGTTGCGCAGCACGCACTGGAACACCTTGAAGAATGCCGGCATTGATCAGATTCCTTCCAATGACTTCAGTTTCTTCGACAACACTTTGGACGCTGCCTTCTTGCTCAACATCGTGCCAGAACGCTACGCCGCATTGCACTTGCCTGCACTGGCTGAATACTTTGCCCTCGCCCGCGGCTACCAAGGCGAAGACGGTGATGTGAAGGCTCTGCCAATGAAGAAGTGGTTCAACACGAACTACCACTACATCGTGCCAGAATTCTCGCCTAAGACGAAGATTCAACTGCACGGCAGCAAGATCTTCGAAGAATTCCAAGAAGCTAAAGATCAGGGCATCATCACCCGCCCAGTTATCGTCGGTCCTTACACCTTGCTTCGTCTCGGCCGGTTCGTTGACGGTGCCAAGCCAGCTGACTTCATCGCTGACCTCGCCGCAGCCTACAAGGAAATCATCGAAAAGCTGAGCGCTGAAGGTGCCGAATGGTTCCAGATTGACGAACCTGCCTTGGTTTACGACCAGACAGAAGCGGACCTGGAAACCTTCCGTGCCCTCTACGACCAGATTCTACCTGCTAAGGGCAGCTTGAAGATTTTACTGCAGACCTACTTTGGTGACCTGCGCGATTCCCTCGCCGTGGTCGACAAGTTCGACTTTGACGGGATTGGTTTGGACTTTGTCGAAGGCCGCGAGAACCTCGAAGTTTTGAACAAGGTTAAGTTCCCTAAGGACAAGACCCTGTTCGCCGGTGTCATTAATGGTAAGAACATCTGGAAGGCGCACTACGCCAAAGTTCTGAGCACCATTCAGGCTATTCAGTCAAACACTGACGCCCCAATCGTCATCAGCACTTCTTGCTCCCTTCTCCACGTGCCATACACCTTGGACAACGAACCAAAGTTGCCCGCCGATGAAAAGCAGTACTTGGCCTTCGCCAACGAAAAGCTCGGCGAATTGCACGACATCGACCACATTTTGACTGCTGGCCTCGATGACCCAGCTTACCAAGCCAACATCGCCCTCTTCAGCAAGCCACGTTACGAAGAAAACAAGGCCTTGAACGCCAAGATTGCCGCCCTGACTCCTGCTGACTACACCCGTAAGCCCGCCCGGAAGGAACGTTTGGCTATCCAGAAGAAGGAATTCAACCTGCCTATCCTGCCAACCACCACTATCGGGAGCTTCCCACAGTCTCCAGCTGTCCGGAAGAACCGTTACCAGTTGCGCCACGGCGAAATCACCAAGGCCCAATACGACAAGTTCAACGAAGAAGAAACCAAGCGCTGGATCAAGTTCCAAGAAGATATCGGCATCGACGTCCTCGTTCATGGTGAATTCGAACGGAACGACATGGTTGAATACTTTGGTGAACATCTGAACGGCTACCGCTTCACCGAAAACGGCTGGGTGCAGTCATATGGGACCCGTGCCGTTAAGCCACCAATAATTTGGGGTGACGTTTCCCGCCGCGAACCAATCACCGTTGACGCCTCCGTCTACGCTCAGAGTCAGACCAAGAAGATCATGAAGGGGATGCTCACCGGCCCTGTCACCATGCTCAACTGGTCCTTCCCTCGTGAAGATGTTTCCCGTGAACTGTCCACCCAGCAGTTGGCCCTTGCCCTGCAGGAAGAAGTGCTCGACCTCGAAGCACACGGCATCAAGATCATCCAAATCGATGAAGCTGCCCTGCGTGAAAAGCTGCCACTGCGCAAGTCCGACTGGTTCACCAAGTACCTCGACTGGGCCGTACCTGCCTTCCGTCTGGTTGGTGCCAAGGTTAAGCCTACGACGCAGATTCACACCCACATGTGCTACTCCGAATTTGGCGACATTATCCCAGCCATCGACGACCTGGATGCTGACGTCATCTCCTTCGAAGCCAGCCGTGCTGATTTGACCCTGCTCGATGCACTGCAGAAGAACCACTTCGAAACCGAAGTTGGCCCTGGTGTCTACGATATCCACTCGCCACGTGTGCCAAGTGAACAAGAAATCATCAATGTCATCCACAAGATTCTCGCCAAAGTGCCTGCCGACAACGTCTGGATCAACCCTGACTGTGGTCTGAAGACACGTGAAGAACCGGAGGCAAAGGCTAGCCTGATTAACCTCGTCGCGGCTACCAAAGCCGTCCGCGCGGAGTTAGCTCATGAAAACTAG